A genomic window from Cryobacterium sp. SO2 includes:
- a CDS encoding ATP-dependent DNA helicase has product MSTPATTTEASPTRSVSSVNISALDIAAALGMFPPTSEQQAVIEAPLTPTLVVAGAGSGKTETMANRVLWLLANGHARPDQILGLTFTRKAAGELAERINGRIRQLSEAGLMPSAGTDGGVALPGEPGSVRTLDSADLFNAPAVSTYNSFASRLFTDNALLLGREPESVLLSETSAWLLARRVVVANGDGRLVQYGKGVDAVTDAVLSLSRALAENPPPFVPGEEPVPHDLARLAQSFGYLAELPYGNPRKKKPYDSVLEAIAAVAPLPVLAELADAYGCEKRRQGLIEFSDQVALALQVCRKVPAVVSRYRDQYRVVLLDEYQDTSVLQTELLRTLFAHHPVMAVGDPHQSIYGWRGASSANLLGFSTDFAGLANTEAPSMSLSYTWRNPVTVLETANALVAPLSAQLRARPNGIQVETLKVPRGKAAGQVQAAMHESIADEAAAIARWFAARLGSGPDGRAGEPDTEPESGAMLFRARRDMEFYAEVLREHGVPAHVLGLGGLLSTPEVADVLAVLRVVHDPSAGSDLIRLLTGGRWRIGVRDLQALSNVAGWLATHDWAQKAVPDDLKAKLRASVATEESRSLVDALDFVASAPETHGQLADFSDDGRQRLRQAGRQLAWLRSRASLGLLDFVRLIEQETLLDLELVANESHGRALANLYAFHDAVSAFLDSDEQGTLASFLRWLARAERQDDLGPRGEAAEPGTVQLLTIHGSKGLEWDYVAIPGLTEKNLPAPSRETTGWLRFGELPYPCRGDRAELPELRRLGHETQLSFDIDFELYKQELADRHDAEERRLIYVATTRAQQQLLLTGAFWGGGTTVRKPSRYLLELAEAGLIAELPEGSEHEDKPVTDEDATEVWPFDPLGNRRAVVEAAAALVRAHDDGTDTVTTDTPWSREVTLLLAERAQRLAGPGSLDLPTRIPASRFKDYVDDPAAVLAKLRRPMPERPYRATRLGTLFHSWVEQRSTGASSGDLIDVGPGELDLDQDADGDGMPLELEQLDRFKATFERSPWAALAPEEVEIEIHHVLGDQVFICKLDAVYKTPTGYHVVDWKTGKAPKDAADLELKQTQLALYRLAYARWKGIDPAIVDAVFYFVADDTIVAPERLYSEDDLLRAWSSVAASSVAAASPTVDTGPVESSA; this is encoded by the coding sequence ATGAGCACCCCAGCCACTACCACCGAAGCCAGCCCGACCAGGTCGGTCTCCTCCGTCAACATCTCCGCCCTCGACATCGCCGCGGCATTGGGCATGTTCCCGCCCACCAGCGAACAACAGGCCGTGATCGAGGCCCCGCTCACCCCCACCCTCGTGGTGGCCGGCGCCGGCAGCGGCAAGACCGAGACCATGGCCAACCGGGTGCTCTGGCTGCTCGCCAACGGCCATGCCAGGCCCGACCAGATCCTGGGGCTCACCTTCACCCGCAAGGCCGCCGGTGAGCTCGCCGAACGCATCAATGGGCGCATCCGCCAACTCAGCGAGGCCGGGCTGATGCCGTCGGCCGGCACCGACGGGGGAGTGGCCCTGCCGGGTGAGCCCGGGTCGGTGCGGACCCTCGACTCCGCCGACCTGTTCAACGCCCCAGCGGTCTCCACCTACAACTCCTTCGCCAGCCGGCTGTTCACCGACAACGCCCTGCTGCTCGGCCGCGAACCGGAGTCGGTGCTGCTCAGTGAGACCAGCGCCTGGCTGCTCGCCCGCCGGGTGGTGGTAGCCAACGGCGATGGTCGGCTGGTGCAGTACGGCAAGGGCGTCGACGCCGTCACGGATGCCGTGCTCTCGCTCAGCCGCGCCCTGGCCGAGAACCCACCCCCGTTCGTGCCCGGCGAGGAGCCCGTGCCGCACGACCTCGCCCGCCTGGCGCAGAGCTTCGGCTACCTCGCCGAGCTGCCCTACGGCAACCCGCGCAAGAAGAAACCGTACGACTCCGTGCTCGAGGCCATCGCGGCCGTGGCGCCGCTGCCCGTGCTGGCCGAGCTGGCGGATGCCTACGGGTGCGAGAAGCGCCGCCAGGGACTGATCGAATTCTCCGACCAGGTGGCCCTGGCCCTGCAGGTCTGCCGCAAGGTGCCTGCAGTGGTGTCCCGCTACCGCGACCAGTACCGCGTCGTGCTGCTCGACGAATACCAGGACACCTCCGTGCTGCAGACCGAGCTGCTGCGCACCCTCTTCGCGCACCACCCGGTGATGGCCGTCGGCGACCCGCACCAGTCCATCTACGGCTGGCGCGGCGCCAGCTCCGCCAACCTGCTCGGCTTCTCGACTGACTTCGCCGGGCTGGCCAACACCGAGGCGCCCTCGATGTCGCTCTCCTACACCTGGCGCAACCCGGTCACGGTGCTCGAGACCGCGAACGCTCTCGTCGCCCCGTTGAGCGCGCAGCTGCGCGCCCGGCCCAACGGCATCCAGGTGGAGACCCTCAAGGTGCCCCGCGGCAAGGCCGCCGGTCAGGTGCAGGCGGCCATGCACGAGAGCATCGCCGACGAGGCGGCCGCGATCGCCCGGTGGTTCGCCGCCAGGCTCGGCAGCGGTCCAGACGGCAGAGCCGGCGAACCCGACACCGAGCCGGAGTCCGGTGCCATGCTCTTCCGTGCCCGCCGGGACATGGAGTTCTACGCCGAGGTGCTGCGCGAACACGGTGTGCCCGCCCACGTGCTCGGGCTCGGCGGACTGCTCTCCACCCCCGAGGTGGCCGACGTGCTCGCCGTGTTGCGGGTGGTGCACGACCCGTCCGCCGGCAGCGACCTGATCCGGCTGCTCACCGGCGGTCGCTGGCGCATCGGCGTGCGCGACCTGCAGGCCCTCTCGAACGTGGCCGGCTGGCTGGCCACCCACGACTGGGCGCAGAAGGCCGTGCCCGACGACCTCAAGGCCAAGCTGCGTGCCTCCGTGGCCACTGAGGAAAGCCGGTCGCTTGTCGACGCTCTCGACTTCGTCGCCTCCGCCCCCGAAACACACGGGCAGCTGGCCGATTTCAGCGACGACGGCCGGCAGCGACTACGCCAGGCCGGACGCCAGCTGGCCTGGCTGCGCAGCCGCGCGAGCCTCGGCCTGCTCGACTTCGTGCGCCTGATCGAGCAGGAGACCCTGCTCGACCTGGAACTGGTCGCCAACGAGAGCCACGGCCGGGCCCTGGCCAACCTGTATGCATTCCACGACGCGGTGTCGGCGTTCCTCGACAGCGATGAGCAGGGCACCCTGGCCAGCTTCCTACGCTGGCTGGCCCGCGCGGAACGCCAGGACGACCTCGGCCCCCGCGGCGAGGCCGCCGAACCCGGAACCGTGCAGCTGCTCACCATCCACGGTTCCAAGGGACTGGAATGGGATTACGTGGCCATCCCCGGGCTGACCGAGAAGAACCTGCCGGCGCCATCCCGCGAAACGACCGGCTGGTTGCGCTTCGGTGAACTGCCCTACCCGTGCCGGGGCGACCGAGCCGAGCTGCCCGAGCTGCGCCGCCTCGGCCACGAGACCCAGCTCTCCTTCGACATCGACTTCGAGCTCTACAAGCAGGAGCTCGCCGACCGGCACGACGCCGAGGAACGGCGCCTGATCTACGTGGCCACCACCAGGGCCCAACAACAGTTGCTTCTCACCGGGGCTTTCTGGGGCGGCGGCACAACGGTGCGAAAGCCCAGCCGGTATCTACTCGAGCTGGCCGAGGCGGGCCTCATCGCCGAGCTGCCGGAGGGCAGCGAGCACGAGGACAAACCCGTCACCGACGAGGACGCCACCGAAGTCTGGCCGTTCGACCCGCTCGGCAACCGCCGGGCGGTCGTGGAGGCCGCGGCCGCGCTGGTGCGCGCGCACGACGATGGCACGGACACCGTGACCACGGACACGCCCTGGTCGCGGGAAGTGACCCTGCTGCTCGCCGAACGGGCCCAGCGCCTGGCCGGGCCCGGCTCACTCGACCTGCCCACCCGCATCCCGGCGTCACGGTTCAAGGATTACGTCGACGACCCGGCTGCCGTGTTGGCCAAGCTGCGCCGGCCGATGCCCGAGCGGCCGTACCGGGCCACGCGCCTGGGCACGCTGTTCCACTCCTGGGTGGAGCAGCGCTCGACCGGGGCCTCGTCCGGCGACCTCATCGACGTCGGGCCGGGGGAGCTGGACCTCGACCAGGATGCCGACGGTGACGGCATGCCGCTCGAGCTGGAGCAGTTGGACAGGTTCAAGGCCACCTTCGAGAGGTCCCCGTGGGCCGCACTGGCGCCGGAGGAAGTGGAGATCGAGATCCACCACGTGCTGGGTGATCAGGTCTTCATCTGCAAGCTCGACGCCGTCTACAAGACGCCGACCGGGTACCACGTGGTGGACTGGAAGACCGGCAAGGCGCCCAAGGACGCCGCAGACCTCGAACTCAAGCAGACCCAGCTGGCGCTGTACCGGCTCGCCTACGCGCGCTGGAAGGGCATCGACCCTGCCATCGTCGACGCCGTGTTCTACTTCGTCGCCGACGACACCATCGTGGCGCCCGAGCGGCTCTACTCCGAGGACGACCTTCTGCGGGCCTGGTCGTCGGTGGCCGCGTCGTCCGTCGCCGCGGCGTCGCCGACGGTGGACACCGGGCCGGTGGAGTCGTCGGCATAG
- the nudC gene encoding NAD(+) diphosphatase, producing MSFRFTARLPLSRHAVDRDNDARAEPELFERLWADAGTRVLPLWKGKALLDASAAGVAPRLLLLTPADLPGVLPAAALRVYLGRSLDAEAAEPVGTALVAVPLDAEQAAALEPDDTRWVGLRDYATLLSDRDTGILTESLGILHWHDSHPHCPRCGAATEVTSGGWVRHCPVDGSQVFPRTDAAVIVLITDGLDRVLLGSNAMWEANRYSLLAGFVEPGESFESAVVREVFEESGMRVADPVYQGSQPWPFPASIMVGFTARLADGQHSAGLVPDGTEILDLRWFSRAELSDPENGIMLPGTSSIARALIDDWLARPAPVAPDAAAGQGNPGV from the coding sequence ATGTCGTTCAGGTTCACGGCCAGGCTGCCATTGTCCAGGCACGCGGTCGATCGCGACAATGACGCGCGCGCCGAACCCGAGCTGTTCGAGCGGCTCTGGGCGGATGCCGGCACCCGCGTGCTGCCGCTGTGGAAGGGCAAGGCGCTGCTCGACGCATCCGCCGCGGGCGTGGCGCCCAGACTCCTGCTCCTGACGCCGGCCGACCTGCCCGGCGTGCTGCCGGCAGCCGCCCTGCGCGTCTACCTCGGTCGTTCACTCGACGCCGAGGCCGCCGAACCTGTCGGCACCGCGCTCGTGGCCGTTCCGCTGGACGCCGAGCAGGCCGCCGCGCTCGAACCCGACGACACCCGCTGGGTGGGCCTCCGCGACTACGCCACCCTGCTCTCCGACCGGGACACCGGAATCCTCACCGAATCCCTCGGCATCCTGCACTGGCACGACTCCCACCCGCACTGCCCGCGCTGCGGCGCCGCCACCGAAGTGACGAGCGGCGGCTGGGTGCGGCACTGCCCGGTCGACGGCAGCCAGGTCTTCCCGCGCACCGACGCGGCCGTGATCGTGCTCATCACCGACGGCCTCGACAGGGTGCTGCTCGGCTCCAACGCCATGTGGGAGGCCAACCGGTACTCGCTGCTGGCTGGCTTCGTCGAACCCGGCGAATCCTTCGAGTCCGCCGTCGTGCGCGAGGTCTTCGAGGAATCCGGCATGCGCGTCGCCGACCCCGTCTACCAGGGGTCGCAGCCGTGGCCATTCCCCGCGTCGATCATGGTCGGTTTCACCGCCAGGCTCGCCGACGGCCAGCACTCGGCCGGTCTCGTGCCAGACGGCACCGAGATTTTGGACCTGCGCTGGTTCAGCCGCGCCGAGCTGTCCGACCCCGAGAACGGCATCATGCTGCCCGGCACCTCGTCGATCGCCAGGGCCCTCATCGATGACTGGCTGGCCAGGCCCGCGCCGGTGGCGCCCGACGCCGCTGCCGGGCAGGGGAACCCGGGTGTCTGA
- a CDS encoding ATP-dependent helicase: MSDPLPPTAESLLTGLDEQQRVAAEALIGPVCMLAGAGTGKTRAITHRIAYGVMSGAYSPNRVMALTFTARAAAELRGRLRQLGAGGVAARTFHAAALSQLNYFWPHVVGGQAPRILEGKGRLLGHAAEVLKLKLDTATLRDLAGEIEWRKTSGLSLEQYATAGRALPGRLDIDQTLDMQAGYERLKDDRKQIDFEDVLLAMAGMIEAEPSVALQVREQYRFFVVDEFQDVSPLQYDLLKLWLGDRRDLCVVGDASQTIYSFAGARSDYLLDFPKHYEDATVVRLEQNYRSTAAIVATANQLMRGRPGALSLQAAVTESGAEPAVREYPNDMAEARGVAQSIFELVESGVAPEDIAVLYRVNVQAALLETALGDVGVSYQIRGSRRFFDQPEVKQAVMSLRAASVSIMGEPLFKSVSDVLRGLGWSQTAPETRGAVRDRWEALNAIMGLVDQAAPGTTFRQFTDELMERQAGQHEPTVAAVTLATLHSAKGLEWDTVFVVGLSEGLVPISYAGTFEQVDEERRLLYVGVTRARKRLSLSWSAAGTQQRSPRERSRFLAEIGIRTARAAGARGA, translated from the coding sequence GTGTCTGACCCGTTGCCTCCCACCGCCGAGTCCCTGCTCACGGGACTGGACGAACAGCAACGCGTGGCCGCCGAGGCGCTGATCGGGCCGGTCTGCATGCTCGCCGGCGCCGGAACCGGCAAGACCCGGGCCATCACGCACCGCATCGCCTACGGCGTGATGAGCGGCGCCTATTCGCCCAACCGGGTGATGGCGCTCACCTTCACCGCCCGCGCCGCCGCCGAACTCCGTGGCCGGCTCCGGCAGCTCGGCGCCGGCGGCGTCGCCGCGCGCACCTTCCACGCGGCCGCGCTGTCGCAGCTCAACTACTTCTGGCCCCACGTCGTCGGCGGGCAGGCGCCACGCATCCTCGAGGGCAAGGGCCGGCTGCTCGGCCACGCCGCCGAGGTCCTCAAGCTCAAGCTCGATACCGCCACCCTGCGTGACCTCGCCGGCGAGATCGAATGGCGCAAGACCAGTGGCCTCAGCCTCGAGCAGTACGCCACGGCCGGCCGCGCCCTGCCCGGCCGGCTCGACATCGACCAGACCCTGGACATGCAGGCCGGGTACGAACGGCTCAAGGACGACCGCAAGCAGATCGACTTCGAAGACGTGCTGCTGGCCATGGCCGGCATGATCGAAGCCGAACCGTCAGTGGCGCTGCAGGTGCGCGAGCAGTACAGGTTCTTCGTCGTCGACGAGTTCCAGGACGTCTCTCCGCTGCAGTACGACCTGCTGAAACTGTGGCTCGGTGACCGGCGTGACCTGTGCGTGGTCGGCGACGCCAGCCAGACCATCTACTCGTTCGCCGGCGCGCGCAGCGACTACCTGCTCGACTTCCCCAAGCACTACGAGGATGCCACCGTGGTGCGCCTCGAACAGAACTACCGCTCCACCGCGGCCATCGTCGCCACCGCCAACCAGCTCATGCGGGGCCGGCCCGGCGCTCTGTCGCTGCAGGCTGCCGTCACCGAGTCCGGCGCGGAACCCGCCGTGCGGGAATACCCCAACGACATGGCCGAGGCCCGCGGGGTGGCGCAGAGCATCTTCGAACTCGTCGAGTCCGGGGTGGCACCGGAGGACATCGCCGTGCTCTACCGGGTCAACGTGCAGGCCGCGCTGCTCGAGACCGCGCTCGGCGACGTGGGTGTGAGCTACCAGATCCGCGGCTCCCGGCGGTTCTTCGACCAGCCCGAGGTGAAGCAGGCGGTGATGTCGCTGCGCGCCGCATCAGTGTCGATCATGGGCGAGCCGCTGTTCAAATCGGTCAGCGACGTGCTGCGCGGCCTCGGCTGGAGCCAGACCGCACCGGAGACCCGCGGCGCTGTGCGGGACCGCTGGGAGGCACTCAACGCCATCATGGGGCTCGTCGACCAGGCAGCCCCCGGCACCACGTTCCGGCAGTTCACCGACGAGTTGATGGAACGCCAGGCCGGTCAGCACGAACCCACCGTCGCGGCGGTGACCCTGGCCACCCTGCACTCGGCCAAGGGTCTGGAATGGGACACCGTGTTCGTGGTCGGGCTCTCCGAGGGGCTCGTGCCGATCAGCTATGCCGGCACCTTCGAGCAGGTCGACGAGGAACGCCGGCTGCTTTATGTCGGCGTCACCCGCGCGCGCAAACGACTCTCGCTCAGCTGGTCCGCGGCCGGAACCCAGCAGCGTTCCCCGCGAGAACGATCACGTTTTCTGGCAGAAATCGGCATCCGCACCGCTCGTGCGGCCGGTGCGCGCGGCGCCTGA
- a CDS encoding TOMM precursor leader peptide-binding protein: MILRLDPRYPLVWRTPDTIQLGIDRPLAIVPGVTAPLESVIAALRVGVPRSGALMLGRQAGATDAATIALLRALAPALVTVDRRQVRRGEPAAVTSSWFSPPTGPDASGPRPVVCVDGAGHTADRIRGLLTDLGVGVVSAGAQEQAPGRMAPDLAVIVDHFVLAPERHGRWLRRDVPHLPVLFSDAEARVGPLVEPGAGPCLTCLELERVDDDPAWPAIASQLLHRTAPTETTRLGIEVATAVAGIVHERLFAASNEFAAASLAIDAETLMVRRRAHRPHERCGCRFLPENVIVLAGNAAGFRPRTS; this comes from the coding sequence ATGATTCTTCGACTTGACCCCCGGTACCCGCTCGTGTGGCGCACCCCGGACACCATCCAGCTGGGCATCGACCGCCCGCTGGCGATAGTGCCGGGGGTGACGGCACCGCTGGAGAGTGTGATCGCCGCGTTGCGGGTGGGGGTGCCCCGGTCGGGGGCACTCATGCTCGGCCGGCAGGCCGGGGCGACGGATGCGGCAACCATTGCCCTGCTGCGCGCCCTGGCCCCCGCGCTGGTCACCGTCGACCGACGCCAGGTGCGGCGCGGTGAGCCCGCGGCCGTGACGTCGAGCTGGTTCAGCCCGCCGACCGGGCCGGACGCATCCGGCCCCCGGCCCGTTGTGTGCGTCGACGGAGCAGGCCACACCGCCGACCGCATCCGGGGCCTGCTGACCGACCTGGGCGTCGGCGTCGTGTCCGCGGGCGCGCAGGAACAGGCGCCCGGCCGGATGGCGCCGGACCTGGCCGTGATCGTGGATCATTTTGTGCTCGCACCCGAGCGGCACGGCCGCTGGCTGCGCAGGGATGTGCCCCACCTGCCGGTGCTGTTCAGCGACGCCGAGGCGCGCGTCGGACCGCTGGTGGAACCCGGCGCCGGCCCGTGCCTGACCTGCCTGGAGCTCGAGAGGGTCGACGACGACCCGGCCTGGCCCGCCATCGCCAGTCAGCTGCTGCATCGCACGGCGCCGACGGAGACGACGAGGCTGGGCATCGAGGTCGCCACGGCCGTCGCCGGCATCGTGCACGAACGGCTGTTCGCCGCGTCGAACGAGTTCGCGGCGGCGTCGCTGGCGATCGACGCGGAGACCCTGATGGTCAGGCGCCGCGCGCACCGGCCGCACGAGCGGTGCGGATGCCGATTTCTGCCAGAAAACGTGATCGTTCTCGCGGGGAACGCTGCTGGGTTCCGGCCGCGGACCAGCTGA
- a CDS encoding SDR family oxidoreductase, translating to MTDTTALRILVTGATGYIGGRLVPKLLEAGHEVRVLVRSPQKLLDVPWAHDVEIVEGDLGDRASVAAASAGIDVFYYLVHSMGATGDFEQTERTAARNVAAAAAEAQVSRIVYLGGLHPDSPTLSPHLRSRAEVGRILLASGVPTVAFQAGVVIGSGSTSFEMIRHLTDVLPYMPAPRWVRNFIQPIAVRDVLYYLVAAAVLPAEVNRTFDIGGPDVLRYGQMMNGYAVEAGLHQRPIAPLPVLTPWLASQWVNLVTPIPRSLAVPIIASLQYDCVMHDHDIDAVIPPPEGGLTTYRRAVRLALGRMRDGDVETSWQNAATEGASSNPLPSDPDWAGHLVYTDIKEKSTSAKPADLWRVIESIGGENGWYSFPLAWAVRGWMDKVVGGVGLRRGRRHPDRLQTGDVLDFWRVERIDRGSFLRLRAEMRVPGRAWLEMRAEPTADGGSIYRQRAVFFPRGLGGRLYWFSILPFHGVIFSGMANRITAAAETETEAAAVDADADAVVAAAEAVAAEAARS from the coding sequence ATGACAGACACGACTGCCCTCCGAATCCTGGTCACCGGCGCCACCGGGTACATCGGCGGCCGCCTGGTGCCCAAGCTGCTCGAGGCCGGCCACGAGGTGCGGGTGCTGGTGCGCTCGCCCCAGAAACTGCTCGACGTGCCGTGGGCGCACGACGTGGAGATCGTCGAGGGCGACCTCGGCGACCGGGCCTCGGTCGCCGCCGCCAGCGCCGGCATCGACGTGTTCTACTACCTCGTGCACTCGATGGGCGCAACGGGCGACTTCGAGCAGACCGAGCGCACCGCGGCGCGCAACGTGGCCGCCGCCGCGGCCGAGGCGCAGGTGTCCCGCATCGTCTACCTCGGCGGTCTGCACCCGGACAGCCCCACCCTCTCACCGCACCTGCGCTCGCGCGCCGAGGTCGGACGCATCCTGCTGGCCTCCGGCGTGCCCACAGTGGCATTCCAGGCCGGCGTCGTCATCGGCTCGGGTTCCACCTCGTTCGAGATGATCCGGCACCTCACCGACGTGCTGCCGTACATGCCGGCGCCCCGGTGGGTGCGCAACTTCATCCAGCCGATCGCCGTGCGCGACGTGCTCTACTACCTCGTGGCCGCCGCGGTCCTGCCGGCCGAGGTGAACCGCACCTTCGACATCGGCGGGCCCGACGTGCTGCGCTACGGCCAGATGATGAACGGATACGCCGTCGAGGCGGGGCTCCACCAGCGTCCCATCGCCCCGCTCCCGGTGCTCACCCCGTGGCTCGCGTCGCAGTGGGTTAACCTCGTCACCCCGATCCCGCGCAGCCTCGCGGTGCCGATCATCGCGTCGCTGCAGTACGACTGCGTGATGCACGACCACGACATCGACGCGGTCATCCCGCCGCCCGAGGGCGGACTCACCACCTACCGCCGGGCCGTGCGCCTGGCCCTGGGCCGCATGCGCGACGGCGATGTGGAGACCAGCTGGCAGAACGCGGCCACAGAGGGTGCCTCGAGCAACCCGCTGCCCAGCGACCCCGACTGGGCCGGCCACCTCGTCTACACCGATATCAAGGAGAAGAGCACCTCGGCCAAGCCGGCCGACCTGTGGCGGGTCATCGAGAGCATCGGCGGCGAGAACGGCTGGTACTCCTTCCCGCTGGCCTGGGCCGTGCGCGGCTGGATGGACAAGGTCGTCGGGGGAGTGGGCCTCCGGCGCGGACGCCGGCACCCCGACCGGCTGCAGACCGGCGACGTGCTCGACTTCTGGCGGGTCGAACGCATCGACCGGGGAAGTTTCCTGCGGTTGCGCGCCGAGATGCGGGTGCCAGGCCGCGCCTGGCTCGAGATGCGCGCGGAGCCCACCGCCGACGGCGGCTCGATCTACCGCCAGCGCGCCGTGTTCTTCCCGCGCGGCCTCGGCGGCCGGCTGTACTGGTTCTCGATCCTGCCATTCCACGGGGTGATCTTCAGTGGCATGGCCAACCGCATCACGGCCGCCGCCGAGACCGAGACCGAGGCCGCCGCCGTTGACGCGGATGCGGATGCCGTCGTGGCCGCCGCCGAGGCCGTTGCCGCCGAGGCTGCTCGCAGCTGA
- a CDS encoding phosphotransferase has protein sequence MARSHLTLAALATNAVPELDVAHARNHSLGSGGSFDSALLITRDEKELIIRVPTSQAAETEQSADLVALRALTTGNRSRLPFDVPVFVGQAPFEGTRAVVYERLPGASYDADALTGHEGVSGSIGRAIAAIHGLPTAFIGDAGLVQQSALDCRTSTIDLIDRAAGTGKLPAALLRRWELATDDDSLWQFTPTVIHGSLAAESFLISDDAVCAVLGWSALSVGDPARDLNWLLAARGDAAETAIATYAAARQGNDPLITQRAMLYAELELARWLLHGVDTHDEAIVDDAVSMLDGLVDNVHSHTMNSLSPETGPILSVSDVESMLEDTPRTQANESAGRNDFENDEYGTSDFADTGSFARVTSFDGTGFNAPDIGIVGNGSVEAGGTDYADDSTGPVSTVGDAAATDDAATDDQARRRSSSE, from the coding sequence ATGGCCAGATCCCATCTCACTCTAGCCGCGTTGGCCACCAATGCAGTGCCGGAGCTCGACGTCGCCCACGCCCGAAACCACAGTCTCGGCAGCGGCGGGTCGTTCGACTCCGCCCTGCTGATAACCCGCGATGAGAAGGAGCTGATCATCCGGGTTCCCACGTCGCAGGCCGCAGAGACCGAGCAGTCCGCGGACCTCGTGGCACTGCGTGCCCTCACGACGGGCAACCGCAGCCGGCTGCCGTTCGACGTGCCGGTGTTCGTGGGCCAGGCCCCCTTCGAGGGCACCCGCGCCGTGGTCTACGAGCGCCTGCCGGGCGCCTCATACGACGCTGATGCCCTGACCGGCCACGAGGGCGTGTCCGGGTCGATCGGCCGTGCCATCGCCGCCATCCACGGACTGCCGACGGCGTTCATCGGCGATGCCGGCCTCGTACAGCAGAGCGCCCTGGACTGCCGCACCTCCACGATCGACCTGATCGACCGGGCTGCCGGCACCGGCAAGCTGCCCGCCGCACTGCTGCGCCGCTGGGAACTCGCCACGGACGACGACAGCCTCTGGCAGTTCACGCCCACGGTGATCCACGGGTCGCTGGCCGCGGAGTCCTTCCTGATCAGTGACGACGCCGTGTGTGCGGTGCTCGGCTGGTCGGCCCTGAGCGTCGGCGACCCGGCCCGCGACCTCAACTGGCTGCTCGCCGCCCGGGGCGACGCGGCCGAGACGGCCATTGCCACCTACGCGGCGGCCCGCCAGGGCAACGACCCGCTGATCACCCAGCGGGCGATGCTCTACGCCGAGCTGGAGCTGGCCCGCTGGCTGCTGCACGGCGTGGACACCCACGACGAGGCCATCGTCGACGACGCCGTCTCGATGCTCGACGGACTCGTCGACAACGTGCACAGCCACACCATGAACTCACTCTCCCCGGAGACCGGCCCGATCCTCAGCGTGTCGGATGTGGAGTCGATGCTCGAAGACACCCCGCGCACGCAGGCGAACGAGTCGGCCGGCCGCAACGACTTCGAGAACGACGAGTACGGCACCAGCGACTTCGCCGACACCGGCTCGTTCGCCAGGGTGACGAGCTTCGATGGCACCGGTTTCAACGCTCCCGACATCGGAATCGTGGGCAACGGCTCCGTCGAGGCCGGCGGCACCGACTATGCCGACGACTCCACCGGCCCGGTGTCCACCGTCGGCGACGCCGCGGCGACGGACGACGCGGCCACCGACGACCAGGCCCGCAGAAGGTCGTCCTCGGAGTAG